The Novosphingobium terrae genome segment GGCAGCGGCTGCGCCTTAACAGCGCTGGGAGGAGGCGACGATACAAACGACATCGGAAGGCTGATCCTTGCTCGCCCGGATTGGCTCCAGACTGGTTGCACAAACATTAGGGCCCGCCCGCCAGCGCGTTTAGCCATGAGGCGTCATTTTAAGGCGCGCTGGTCAGACCGCGCAGGCACGGGAACTTGTGGCCATGCCCTACAGGAAGAAGATTGATAAAGGCTTGAACGGCGGGCTTACCGCAGGCCGGAAGCGAGGATGTGAGGCGGCGATCAGTCTGCTGCTGGCCCTGCTGCTGGCCTTGCCTGTTGCGACCTGGGCGCAGCCGGTGTCTCAGGCCGCCATCGCTGCCCCCGATGCTCCCCCGGCGGCGGTGCAGAGCGATTATCAGCTCGGCGCGGCAGACAAGGTGCGGATCATCGTCTTCAACGAACCGAGCCTGTCTGGCGAGTTCTTCGTCAACACGGCAGGGGCGCTTTCCTTGCCGCTGATCGGCGATGTCACGGCGCGGGGCAAGACGCTCAATCAGGTGGCGCAGGCCATCACCGATCAGCTCAAGGGCCGCTATGTGCTGCAGCCGCGCGTCAGCATCGATGTGCTGACCTTCCGCCCCTTCTACATTCTGGGCGAGGTCAACAAGGCGGGCGAATATCCCTATTCCACCGGGCTGACGGTGGATGCCGCCGTGGCTCTGGCGGGGGGCTTCACCTATCGCGCCAACCGCAAGAAGGTGTTCGTTCGCCACATCAATGACGACCAGCCCGAAAGGGTGGAATTGAGCCCGGACCTCAAGGTCATGCCCGGCGACACGATCCGCATCGGTGAGCGCTATTGGTGATGAGCGGAGGCCAATGCCTCGCCAGAACAGATGCCTTCAATGCCGATGTTTCTGCATTTGCGAAGAGCAGGCCCCCATGGAACGCTGAGCCCAACAGCAATGGACACGAGCGATGATGAGGCAAGACGGCAGCAGCATGATCGAAAAAGCAAAGGCATGGCGGCGTTGTGGCATGGGGGTTGTGGCTTGCATGCTGGCCGGTGTGCCGGGCGTCAGTGTGGCGGCTGTCGGTCAGCCCGGGGCGGTGACAGCCACTGCGGGCGCTTCGAGCGATCAGGCACAGGCCGATGCCTTGCTGGCCCGCCTGCTGGCCATGATCACCGCCAATCCGGGGGCATCGATGGCGCAGATGGAGGGCCAGTTGATGCTGGCGATCAATCAGGCGCAGGTCACCTGCACGGTCAGCCAGATTGCGCTCAGCCGTCTGCAGCAGGCCGTGTTGCGCAATGCGCCGCCTGTGCGTGCAGCCGTGGCCCGCGCCAACACGCTGGCGCGTGGCTGCAACGGTGGCTCGATCGCGGCCATCGGGCCCGCGAACGGCGATCTCGGCCTGCTTCAGCAGGGCACCACGCTGGGGCTGGCCTCGGGCGGTTCCAACTATCTGACGGCGCCGTAACGATCATGCTGCGGGGGGACATGGTCTTGAGGAACAGGGTCTTGAAAGGCTGGAAACGCCAGATGCTGGGCCTCTTGCTGGCCACGGCGTCCGATGGGCTCCATGCGCAGGGCACGGATGACAATATGGTCACCCCCAGCCTGCCGCTGGAGTTTGACCGGGGGCGCAACATCGGCGTGCTGGACCGGCCCCGGCCCGAATACACCGCGCAGGGCGTTCCGCTGGGGGGCTTCACCTTGCAGCCCAAGGCGGAGCTGGGCGTGGGCTACACCACCAACGCCTATCAGAACAGCAGCGATCAGGGTGATGGCTATGTGGTGTTCTCGCCTTCGGGCGTGGTGTCCTCCCACTGGTCGCGGCATGAGCTGACGGCGAGTGGTGGCGCCAGCCTGTATCGCTATTTCACGCAAGGGCGTCGCAATCGCGATGGCTGGAATGGCGCTCTGGAGGGTCGCTTCGATGCCACCGCCGATGTGGCCATCGCCGCTTCGGCGCGGGTGCGCAAGGATGCCGAACCGCCGACCTCCGCCGCCTATCCCAGTGCGGCTGCGGAAAGTTCGCAATATCTGACGGCGGTGGGGCAGATTGCGCCCACGGCCACGCTGGGGCGGATGAAGCTGCAGGGCTCATACAGTTTCTCAACCACAGCGTTTGACCCGGTGCGCAGTTTTTCGGGCGCATTGATCGATCAGGCCAACCGCAATTCGCATGCCCATAGTGGCATTCTGCGCAGCGAATATGCCGTTTCGCCCGATACGTCTCTTTTCCTTCAGGGCAGCTTCGACCGGGCGATCTATCTGCATCCGCTGGCGCCCGGCGTGCCCAACCGCGATTCCAGGACGTATCGGGCGCTGGCGGGCGCCACCTTCGATCTGGCAACGCTGGTGCGCGGGGCGGTCGGCGTGGGCTATATGTCGCATCGTTACGATACGCCGCTCTATCGCAATTTCGCCGATTTCACCGCCGAGGCCCGGGTCGATTACTTTGCCTCGCCTTTGACCACGGTGACGCTGACGGCGCGCAGGATCGCTCAGGATGCCACGCTGCTGGATCTGGGGGGCTATATCAACAGCTCGGTCGCGCTGCGGGTGGATCATGAATTGCGGCGCAACATTCTGCTCGATGCGCAGGGCGCCTATGAGCATGATGCCTTCAAGGGCACGCCGGCCTCGCTCGACATTGTCAAGACCAGTGCGGGGGTCCGTTACATGGCGACACGCGTGCTGGGGTTCGGCCTCTCGGTCGAGCATGACCAGCGGCGGGCCCACAACACCGCACTGATCTCACCCTATTCGGAAACGCGCGTGATGCTGCGCGTCGTCATCCAGAAATGACAGGAGGCCGCCCATGAATGCCGTGACTTTGGCCACGCCGCTCACGCCAGTCAGCCGGTTCGATCAGTCGCGCCATGTCGGGCGGCGCTCGGTGTCGTTCGGGGCGCTGGGG includes the following:
- a CDS encoding polysaccharide biosynthesis/export family protein, with amino-acid sequence MNGGLTAGRKRGCEAAISLLLALLLALPVATWAQPVSQAAIAAPDAPPAAVQSDYQLGAADKVRIIVFNEPSLSGEFFVNTAGALSLPLIGDVTARGKTLNQVAQAITDQLKGRYVLQPRVSIDVLTFRPFYILGEVNKAGEYPYSTGLTVDAAVALAGGFTYRANRKKVFVRHINDDQPERVELSPDLKVMPGDTIRIGERYW
- a CDS encoding outer membrane beta-barrel protein, which encodes MLGLLLATASDGLHAQGTDDNMVTPSLPLEFDRGRNIGVLDRPRPEYTAQGVPLGGFTLQPKAELGVGYTTNAYQNSSDQGDGYVVFSPSGVVSSHWSRHELTASGGASLYRYFTQGRRNRDGWNGALEGRFDATADVAIAASARVRKDAEPPTSAAYPSAAAESSQYLTAVGQIAPTATLGRMKLQGSYSFSTTAFDPVRSFSGALIDQANRNSHAHSGILRSEYAVSPDTSLFLQGSFDRAIYLHPLAPGVPNRDSRTYRALAGATFDLATLVRGAVGVGYMSHRYDTPLYRNFADFTAEARVDYFASPLTTVTLTARRIAQDATLLDLGGYINSSVALRVDHELRRNILLDAQGAYEHDAFKGTPASLDIVKTSAGVRYMATRVLGFGLSVEHDQRRAHNTALISPYSETRVMLRVVIQK